In the genome of Cetobacterium ceti, one region contains:
- a CDS encoding DUF4403 family protein yields the protein MNRKKNILLLSTFILLGSSIYGNDNLSQVDLNISVKKSFIENIINKELPTTMTDSGSGSQLFGGGSKNDLLSLGLNLLGNVDKKYTEKFRWNYSITRDPIAFSAKGQNIQGVANFNGTLKAQWDRETQGVDANLKGTAGISSNIVINKNWEIIAESTPIFTISQGTLPLKLNIYGMELKTDINVNKNIEQKIVSNLYKATDILDNKIREFDLRSLVEKQWLQLKHPILINQDYNLWLTVNPLDASYSNIVSDENNIGIKLGTNSQLHIYMGEKPKDLVLNSLPPMNYGEVKDTFNINLPVTATYSALNKELQKNINNKTFSLPLNSKLTLKDIEIFNENNNLKIDTNIALDILGFLNPNAKVISTVNLKYNETNSSFDKSDFDYTLVTDSTLLKFADKFLHGYIKSKISEKVFSMKTDSYITLLKHMAQEKVNSINLEDKAILKTSISSLTLKNILVKKNYITVITNIQGKSNLEIISK from the coding sequence ATGAACAGAAAAAAAAATATTTTATTGCTTAGCACCTTTATTTTATTAGGAAGTTCTATTTATGGAAATGATAATCTTTCACAAGTGGATTTAAATATTTCTGTAAAGAAATCATTTATTGAAAATATTATTAATAAAGAACTTCCAACAACAATGACAGATAGTGGCTCTGGATCTCAACTTTTCGGTGGAGGAAGTAAAAACGATCTCCTTTCCTTAGGCTTAAATCTTTTAGGAAATGTTGATAAAAAATATACAGAAAAATTTCGTTGGAATTATTCAATAACTAGAGATCCTATAGCTTTTTCAGCTAAAGGACAAAATATTCAAGGGGTTGCTAATTTCAATGGAACATTGAAAGCTCAATGGGATAGAGAGACTCAAGGAGTTGATGCCAATTTAAAAGGTACTGCTGGAATTTCTAGTAATATTGTAATTAATAAAAATTGGGAAATCATAGCTGAAAGTACTCCTATTTTCACTATCTCCCAAGGAACTCTTCCTTTAAAACTTAATATTTATGGAATGGAATTAAAAACAGATATAAATGTAAATAAAAATATAGAACAAAAAATTGTAAGCAACTTATATAAAGCCACAGATATTTTAGATAATAAAATTAGAGAATTTGATTTGAGAAGCTTAGTAGAAAAACAATGGCTTCAATTAAAACATCCAATTTTAATAAATCAAGATTATAATTTATGGTTAACAGTTAATCCTTTAGATGCTAGTTATTCAAATATTGTTTCTGATGAAAATAATATAGGAATAAAACTTGGAACTAATAGCCAGTTGCATATATATATGGGAGAAAAACCTAAAGATTTGGTTTTAAATTCCCTGCCACCTATGAATTATGGTGAGGTTAAGGATACCTTTAATATAAATTTACCTGTTACAGCTACGTACAGTGCGTTAAATAAAGAATTACAAAAAAATATTAATAATAAAACTTTCAGTCTCCCATTAAATTCTAAATTGACTTTAAAGGATATAGAAATTTTTAATGAAAATAATAATTTAAAAATAGATACAAATATTGCTCTAGATATTTTAGGCTTTTTAAATCCTAATGCTAAAGTTATTTCTACTGTAAATCTAAAGTATAATGAAACTAATTCTTCCTTTGATAAAAGTGATTTTGATTATACTTTAGTTACAGACAGCACTTTATTAAAATTTGCAGATAAATTTTTACATGGGTATATAAAAAGTAAAATATCTGAAAAAGTTTTTTCTATGAAAACAGATTCCTATATAACTTTATTAAAACATATGGCTCAAGAAAAAGTTAACTCTATTAATTTAGAAGATAAGGCTATTTTAAAAACTAGTATCTCCTCTTTAACTTTAAAAAATATTCTTGTTAAAAAGAATTATATTACTGTAATTACAAATATACAGGGAAAATCTAACTTAGAAATAATCAGTAAATAG
- a CDS encoding DUF2147 domain-containing protein produces the protein MKKIILMLMILMGTLSYSKDSYLGYWEMPDGKFVIQIMEKNGEYVGYVRWLEDEVYPKGDPMAGMIQVDRNNPNKALRNRKVLNLQVVGGLHFNKEHTELVGGWIYDSWHGKKYYGSAKLLNDNTLKLRGSLDKWGILGYSMEAKRVYLKNSPTKK, from the coding sequence ATGAAAAAAATAATTTTAATGTTAATGATATTAATGGGAACTCTTTCCTATAGTAAAGATTCATATTTAGGATATTGGGAAATGCCTGATGGAAAATTTGTTATTCAAATAATGGAAAAAAATGGAGAGTATGTAGGTTATGTTCGTTGGCTAGAGGATGAAGTGTATCCAAAGGGAGATCCTATGGCTGGAATGATTCAAGTAGATCGAAATAATCCCAATAAAGCTTTAAGAAATAGAAAAGTTTTAAATTTACAAGTTGTAGGGGGGCTTCATTTTAATAAGGAGCATACAGAACTTGTAGGAGGATGGATTTATGATTCTTGGCATGGTAAAAAATACTATGGAAGTGCAAAACTTTTAAATGATAATACTTTAAAGCTTAGAGGTTCTTTAGATAAATGGGGTATCCTAGGGTATTCAATGGAAGCTAAAAGAGTATATTTAAAAAATAGCCCTACTAAAAAGTAG
- a CDS encoding PTS sugar transporter subunit IIB: MKKILLLCSAGMSTSIVVKKMLESAEKRGIEVEIKAVGLEMFQENLDKYDTFLLGPQVRFRKDELNAIAQEKGKKVEVINTMDYGMMKGDKILDFALSLIEG; the protein is encoded by the coding sequence ATGAAAAAGATATTATTATTATGTTCAGCAGGGATGTCTACAAGTATTGTGGTAAAAAAAATGTTAGAATCAGCGGAAAAAAGAGGGATTGAAGTTGAAATAAAAGCTGTGGGATTAGAGATGTTTCAAGAAAATTTAGATAAATATGATACTTTTCTTTTAGGACCTCAAGTTAGATTTAGAAAAGATGAGTTAAATGCCATAGCACAAGAAAAAGGAAAAAAAGTAGAAGTTATTAATACTATGGATTACGGAATGATGAAGGGAGATAAAATTTTAGATTTTGCTCTTTCTTTAATTGAGGGATAA
- a CDS encoding 4-alpha-glucanotransferase — MERGSGILLHITSLPNGILDKEAYKFIDFLQETGCKYWQILPLGIPVMGLSPYQCLSGKGSNYFLLDEDLVKKSYKEKEYNYENFKKFKKSNPWIFNFALFLSLKEFFNNTPWYQWPFEYRYKNKNRIQKIKLLLKEKIDFFIFREFFFRESWKNLKEYGNSKGIKIIGDIPIYVAHDSFDLWMNSNLFLISKKGTLLKKAGVPGDYFNKNGQLWGNPIYNWKIMEKNKFSWWITLLKDKLNFYDYIRIDHFRGFESYWSIPGKSIKANNGKWKKGPGKKLLKNFRKYPLIGEDLGIITDKVRTLLKESNIPGMEVFQFNENIQSYEKNKIVYSGTHDNMTLKEWLLLNNRVENNFQIIEKLFDSKSDVVIIPMQDYLNLGKEGRMNTPGTKENNWLWKMEKDYYSRDLIEKITQLNKKYKRG; from the coding sequence ATGGAAAGAGGAAGTGGAATTTTATTACATATTACTTCACTGCCTAATGGGATACTAGATAAAGAAGCTTATAAGTTTATTGATTTTTTACAAGAAACAGGATGTAAATATTGGCAAATATTACCATTGGGAATTCCTGTAATGGGGTTATCTCCTTATCAATGTTTATCAGGAAAAGGAAGTAATTACTTTTTATTAGATGAGGACCTGGTTAAAAAGTCCTATAAGGAAAAAGAATATAATTATGAGAATTTTAAAAAATTTAAAAAATCTAACCCTTGGATTTTTAATTTCGCTTTATTTTTATCTTTAAAAGAATTTTTTAATAATACCCCTTGGTATCAATGGCCATTTGAATATCGATATAAGAATAAAAATAGAATACAAAAAATTAAATTGCTTTTAAAAGAAAAAATAGATTTTTTTATTTTTCGAGAATTCTTTTTTCGAGAGTCTTGGAAAAATTTAAAAGAATATGGAAATTCTAAGGGAATAAAAATAATAGGAGATATTCCTATTTATGTGGCCCATGATAGTTTTGATTTATGGATGAATAGTAATCTATTTTTAATTAGTAAAAAAGGAACTCTTTTAAAAAAAGCAGGGGTTCCTGGAGATTATTTTAATAAAAATGGGCAACTTTGGGGAAATCCCATTTATAATTGGAAAATTATGGAAAAAAATAAATTTTCCTGGTGGATAACTCTTTTAAAGGATAAATTGAATTTTTATGATTATATTCGCATTGACCATTTTAGAGGATTTGAAAGTTATTGGTCTATTCCTGGAAAAAGTATAAAAGCAAATAATGGGAAATGGAAAAAAGGACCAGGAAAAAAACTGTTAAAAAATTTTAGAAAATATCCATTGATCGGAGAAGATTTAGGAATTATTACAGATAAAGTTAGAACATTGCTAAAAGAAAGTAATATTCCAGGAATGGAAGTTTTTCAATTTAATGAAAATATACAATCATATGAAAAAAATAAAATTGTATATAGTGGAACTCATGATAATATGACCTTAAAAGAATGGCTTTTATTAAATAATAGAGTTGAGAACAATTTTCAAATAATTGAAAAATTATTTGATTCTAAAAGTGATGTGGTTATTATTCCTATGCAAGATTATTTAAATTTAGGAAAAGAAGGGCGAATGAATACTCCTGGAACTAAAGAAAATAATTGGCTTTGGAAAATGGAAAAAGACTATTATTCAAGAGACTTAATTGAGAAAATTACACAATTAAACAAAAAATACAAAAGGGGGTAG
- the htpG gene encoding molecular chaperone HtpG: MIKETRAFQAETKELLNLMIHSIYTHKEIFLRELISNASDAIDKFKFKSLTETSLLKDKEELKIELITDEEKNLFIIKDNGIGMTLEEVSENIGTIAKSGSKAFLANLEEAKKTGDLNIIGQFGVGFYSAFMVAEKIVLETKSPYSDKGVKWTSTGDGTYDIEEIELKDRGTTITLYLKNEEEDKEFLQEYKINSLVKKYSDYVKYPIMYKGERVNSTNPIWKMDKNDVKEEDYNEFYKSTFHDWEDPMFHFNFKVQGNLEYNALIYVPKNPPYDLYTREYKRGLQLYTKNVFIMDQCEELIPQYFNFMKGLVDTDNLSLNISREILQKTNELKTISKNLEKKIISEFEKMMKNNKEQYIKFWEIFGKNIKFGIQESFGMNKDKLKNLLMFKSSLNDEYVTLKEYVDRMPEEQKEIYYIPGENIEITKTLPKVKNALDKNIEVLFLTEDIDEFALKTLMEFDGKHFKSINDASLESEEEKKEAEKLQEENKSLMEKMKSFLGEKIAEIKLNPSLGNNSVALSSKGEVSLEMEKVLSKIPGNEGVKAEKVLEINPNHPLFEKLKNGNEGEINDLTEVLYNEGLLMEGFSIENPVEFITKLNTLLSK, encoded by the coding sequence ATGATAAAAGAAACTAGAGCTTTTCAAGCAGAAACAAAGGAACTTTTAAACTTAATGATTCACTCTATCTATACTCACAAGGAAATCTTTTTAAGAGAATTAATTTCCAATGCCAGTGATGCCATAGATAAGTTTAAATTTAAATCCTTAACAGAAACTTCTCTTTTAAAAGATAAAGAGGAGTTAAAAATTGAACTTATAACTGATGAAGAAAAAAACCTATTTATTATAAAGGATAATGGTATTGGAATGACTTTAGAAGAGGTATCTGAAAATATTGGTACCATTGCTAAATCTGGCTCAAAAGCTTTCTTAGCAAACCTTGAAGAGGCTAAAAAAACTGGAGACTTAAATATCATTGGACAATTTGGAGTTGGATTTTATTCAGCTTTCATGGTTGCAGAAAAAATTGTTTTAGAAACTAAATCTCCATACTCAGATAAAGGTGTTAAATGGACTTCTACAGGAGATGGAACATATGACATTGAAGAGATTGAATTAAAAGATAGAGGAACAACTATTACCTTATACTTAAAAAATGAGGAGGAAGATAAAGAATTTTTACAAGAATATAAAATCAATTCCCTTGTAAAAAAATATTCTGATTATGTTAAATATCCTATTATGTATAAGGGAGAAAGAGTTAACTCAACTAATCCTATTTGGAAAATGGATAAAAACGATGTTAAAGAAGAGGATTATAATGAATTTTATAAATCTACTTTCCACGATTGGGAAGATCCAATGTTCCACTTTAATTTTAAAGTACAAGGAAATTTAGAATATAATGCTTTAATTTATGTTCCAAAAAATCCTCCATATGATTTATACACTAGAGAATATAAAAGAGGATTACAACTTTATACTAAAAATGTATTTATAATGGACCAATGTGAAGAATTAATTCCTCAATATTTTAACTTTATGAAGGGATTAGTTGATACTGACAATTTATCTTTAAATATTTCTAGAGAGATATTACAAAAAACAAATGAACTTAAAACAATTTCTAAAAATTTAGAGAAGAAAATTATTTCTGAATTTGAAAAAATGATGAAAAATAATAAAGAACAATATATTAAGTTCTGGGAAATTTTTGGAAAAAATATTAAATTTGGTATTCAAGAAAGTTTTGGTATGAATAAAGATAAATTAAAAAATCTTTTAATGTTTAAATCCTCTTTAAACGATGAGTATGTAACTTTAAAAGAATATGTTGATAGAATGCCTGAAGAACAAAAAGAAATTTATTATATTCCTGGAGAAAATATTGAAATTACTAAAACTCTACCTAAAGTTAAAAATGCTTTAGATAAAAATATTGAAGTTTTATTCTTAACAGAAGATATTGATGAATTTGCATTAAAAACTCTTATGGAATTTGATGGAAAACACTTTAAATCTATAAACGATGCAAGTTTAGAAAGTGAAGAAGAGAAAAAAGAAGCGGAAAAACTTCAAGAGGAAAATAAATCTCTTATGGAAAAAATGAAATCTTTCCTTGGAGAAAAAATTGCTGAGATTAAACTTAATCCAAGTTTAGGAAATAACTCAGTGGCTTTAAGTTCAAAAGGAGAGGTATCTTTAGAAATGGAAAAAGTTCTTTCTAAAATTCCTGGAAATGAAGGTGTTAAAGCTGAGAAAGTTCTAGAGATAAATCCAAACCATCCTCTATTTGAAAAATTAAAAAATGGAAATGAAGGGGAAATTAATGATCTAACTGAAGTTCTTTATAATGAAGGGCTTTTAATGGAAGGATTCTCCATAGAAAATCCTGTAGAATTTATAACAAAATTAAATACTTTATTAAGTAAATAA
- a CDS encoding OmpA family protein → MNNKKKILGVLLGLQLFGACASLPQSPYGNTATGTAGGAAVGALLGQVIGQDTKGTLIGAGIGALAGLGWGAYKDRQEAEFRQRLQNTQIKIQDQGNYINLTLPSGVTFATNKYAINPGFYNPLNSIAYVLNQYPETRILIAGFTDNTGPLSYNQTLSQQRAQSVASYLISRGVNPVRISAQGYGPSDPVASNNTAAGRAENRRVEIQIYPAQ, encoded by the coding sequence ATGAATAACAAAAAGAAAATCCTAGGTGTTTTACTAGGTCTACAGCTTTTTGGTGCCTGTGCCTCTTTACCACAATCTCCTTATGGTAATACAGCTACAGGAACAGCTGGTGGAGCTGCAGTTGGAGCTCTTTTAGGTCAAGTTATTGGTCAAGATACTAAGGGAACACTAATTGGAGCTGGTATTGGTGCTCTCGCTGGATTAGGATGGGGAGCATATAAAGATAGACAGGAAGCTGAATTTAGACAGCGTCTACAAAATACCCAAATCAAAATTCAAGATCAAGGTAATTATATAAACTTAACTTTACCTAGTGGAGTTACTTTTGCCACAAATAAATATGCAATAAATCCTGGATTCTATAATCCTTTAAATTCTATTGCATATGTATTAAATCAATACCCTGAAACTAGAATTTTAATAGCTGGATTTACAGATAATACTGGACCTTTATCTTATAATCAAACTCTTTCTCAACAAAGAGCTCAAAGTGTTGCTAGTTATTTAATTTCAAGAGGAGTTAATCCTGTTAGAATATCTGCCCAAGGTTATGGACCTTCTGATCCAGTGGCATCAAATAACACTGCTGCAGGAAGAGCTGAAAATAGAAGAGTAGAGATTCAAATCTATCCAGCCCAATAA
- a CDS encoding sensor domain-containing protein, with protein MLKLKILILNQDKIIFEKIEKHNKEKYIFYFETLENLKGGYKEEVDIVLCNSMEYSAINFIKRNICKNILLILEENQHRDNIDYNESIFDFISKPFKENELMYKFQLIGKYILAEKIAQENKMRFNTLLNNVPYMAWFKNEDSKYIVVNDEFKEHCGKNYERIYGQDDYFVWEGVIGEKCRLYDIEVMEKRKQIVFDEVIPGRKGYKEFNIYKVPVIDENNEVKGTMGIARDITDLKNKDEKFKILIENIPFPVYMKDVQGRIVTGNDKFLEMFNLNKELYKYLQEEDFLGIEFKEDIKNEDLSVIRGKKGINIIKKIKDDRVLDISKAPVSEISEEVIGIVCILRDITDLKNQEEKIKNLAYTDSLTKLANRRGLYQYIENEMLLKEINKITIMFIDLDNFKYLNDSFGHFYADNVLNYFATRLKEICKDGFISRMGGDEFVIVWENFVNKDFLIEKAEDILDILSAKNKNGKLTRVSASIGIVVGNINEEENIDSLLMKGDLALYKAKEQGKNQYVFYNKYLDQKRCLDLDIEQELRNALAKNELVLYYQPQYDLNRNLVGFEALLRWHNEKFKHIPIIEVIKIMEKYNLIDDIGRFITRSAMEFSRKINENRKRNIVVSINISSIQIMKNNFVRKIKKYLGEIGADPKNIGLEITETVLLQNIEENIEKIKELRDIGVKISLDDFGTGYSSFSYLVKLPLNNIKIDKSFVKGMTEAEEYKKLIKLTVDTARALKLNVVGEGVETERDFEILKEIGIDYIQGYLFSKPIPEKEAIELLMKEK; from the coding sequence ATGTTGAAACTAAAAATTTTAATTTTGAATCAAGATAAAATTATATTTGAAAAAATTGAAAAACATAATAAAGAAAAATATATATTTTATTTTGAAACTTTGGAAAATCTAAAAGGAGGATATAAAGAAGAAGTAGATATTGTTTTGTGTAACTCTATGGAATATAGTGCCATTAATTTTATTAAAAGAAATATTTGTAAAAATATACTTTTAATTTTAGAAGAAAATCAACATAGAGATAATATTGATTATAATGAAAGTATATTTGATTTTATTTCAAAGCCTTTTAAGGAAAATGAACTTATGTATAAATTTCAGTTAATAGGAAAATATATATTAGCTGAAAAAATAGCTCAAGAAAATAAAATGAGATTTAATACTCTATTAAATAATGTTCCTTATATGGCTTGGTTTAAAAATGAAGATAGTAAATATATCGTAGTAAATGATGAATTTAAAGAGCATTGTGGAAAAAATTATGAGAGAATTTATGGGCAAGATGATTATTTCGTTTGGGAAGGTGTCATCGGTGAAAAATGTAGGTTATATGATATTGAAGTAATGGAAAAAAGAAAGCAAATCGTTTTTGATGAAGTTATTCCAGGAAGAAAAGGTTATAAGGAATTTAATATTTATAAGGTTCCTGTTATTGATGAAAATAATGAAGTTAAAGGAACTATGGGAATAGCTAGAGATATAACCGATTTAAAAAATAAAGATGAGAAATTTAAAATATTAATTGAAAACATTCCTTTTCCTGTATATATGAAAGATGTACAGGGGAGAATAGTAACGGGGAATGATAAATTTTTAGAAATGTTTAATTTAAATAAAGAGTTATATAAATATCTTCAAGAGGAAGATTTTTTAGGAATAGAATTTAAAGAAGATATTAAAAATGAAGATTTAAGTGTTATTAGAGGAAAAAAAGGAATTAATATAATAAAAAAAATTAAAGATGATAGAGTTTTAGATATTAGTAAAGCTCCTGTAAGTGAGATTTCAGAAGAAGTTATTGGAATTGTATGTATTTTGAGGGATATAACTGATTTAAAAAATCAAGAAGAAAAAATTAAAAATTTAGCATATACAGATTCTTTAACTAAATTAGCTAATAGAAGAGGCCTTTATCAATATATAGAAAATGAAATGTTATTAAAAGAAATAAATAAAATAACAATTATGTTTATAGATTTAGATAATTTTAAATATTTAAATGATAGTTTTGGTCATTTTTATGCGGACAATGTTTTAAATTACTTTGCAACAAGATTAAAAGAAATCTGTAAAGATGGGTTTATTTCTAGAATGGGTGGAGATGAATTTGTTATTGTATGGGAAAATTTTGTAAATAAAGATTTTTTAATAGAAAAAGCAGAAGATATTTTAGATATTTTAAGTGCTAAAAATAAAAATGGAAAATTGACAAGAGTTTCAGCAAGTATAGGAATAGTTGTAGGAAATATAAATGAAGAGGAAAATATAGACTCTCTTTTAATGAAAGGGGATTTAGCTTTATATAAAGCTAAGGAACAAGGGAAAAATCAATATGTTTTTTATAATAAATATTTAGATCAAAAAAGATGCTTAGATTTAGATATTGAGCAAGAACTTAGAAATGCTTTAGCTAAAAATGAGTTAGTATTATATTATCAACCTCAATATGATTTAAATAGAAATTTAGTTGGATTTGAAGCTCTTCTTAGATGGCACAATGAAAAATTTAAACATATTCCTATTATAGAAGTTATTAAAATTATGGAAAAATATAATTTGATTGATGATATAGGAAGATTTATAACTAGAAGTGCTATGGAATTTAGTAGAAAAATAAATGAAAATAGAAAAAGAAACATTGTTGTTTCAATTAATATTTCATCAATACAAATAATGAAAAATAATTTTGTAAGAAAAATAAAAAAATATTTAGGAGAAATTGGGGCTGATCCTAAAAATATAGGGCTTGAAATAACAGAAACAGTCTTACTTCAGAATATAGAAGAAAATATAGAAAAAATAAAGGAACTTAGAGATATTGGTGTAAAAATTTCTCTAGATGATTTTGGAACAGGATATTCTTCATTTAGTTATCTAGTTAAATTACCTTTAAATAATATCAAAATTGATAAAAGTTTTGTAAAAGGAATGACTGAGGCTGAAGAGTATAAAAAACTTATAAAGTTAACTGTAGATACAGCTAGAGCTTTAAAACTTAATGTTGTAGGTGAAGGTGTAGAAACTGAAAGAGATTTTGAAATTTTAAAAGAAATAGGAATAGATTATATACAGGGATATCTATTTTCTAAACCAATACCAGAAAAAGAAGCAATAGAATTACTTATGAAAGAAAAATAG
- a CDS encoding Sapep family Mn(2+)-dependent dipeptidase — MDIKSLLENYIDENFQKILEDIRKIVNIKTVKGEQLPNAPFGLNIKKALEETLKIGENLGFKSVNLDNYIGYIEDGIGEEYIGVLGHLDVVPEGDHSQWEVSPFSGEVINNELIGRGVLDNKGPIISAMYSLKALKECVPEFNSKVRIIFGTNEESGDEDIKYYLIKEKPPKYAFTPDGQFPVVFSEKGIYTFLYKQNIVYENTNLLGIEGGNKSNVVPGECISKVKNISMEKIKEIIEYMGDIPCKFTLDKENSYIKILCEGTPAHGSSPNRGVNPIIWTCKLLNNLLDKEDSLKNFVNFIESKVGLENNGEHLNIKKENEETGDLTISCGIIKMDKNKIEAKFNIRHPINISKENISENLKIVGNENSIEFIMGNYNPPLYFPKDSYLVKTLQKIFKDVTKREDTPVALGGGTYAKLMPNTVAFGPNYKEYKGNPHGYNEKIDLNMLKEGMVMYALGIYYLSKKGEN; from the coding sequence ATGGATATTAAAAGTCTTTTAGAAAATTATATAGATGAAAATTTTCAAAAAATTTTAGAAGATATTAGAAAAATTGTTAATATAAAAACAGTTAAAGGGGAGCAATTACCAAATGCTCCCTTTGGTTTAAATATAAAAAAAGCATTGGAAGAAACTTTAAAAATAGGAGAAAATTTAGGTTTTAAAAGTGTTAATTTGGATAATTATATAGGATATATAGAAGACGGTATTGGAGAAGAATATATTGGAGTGTTAGGTCATTTAGATGTGGTTCCTGAAGGAGATCACAGTCAATGGGAAGTTTCTCCTTTTAGTGGAGAAGTGATAAATAATGAATTAATTGGACGGGGAGTTTTAGATAATAAAGGTCCAATAATTTCAGCTATGTATTCTTTAAAAGCTTTAAAAGAATGTGTTCCAGAATTTAATAGTAAAGTTAGGATTATTTTTGGAACAAATGAAGAAAGTGGAGATGAGGATATTAAATATTATTTAATCAAAGAGAAACCGCCTAAATATGCTTTTACTCCAGATGGGCAATTTCCTGTGGTATTTTCTGAAAAAGGGATTTATACTTTTTTATACAAACAAAATATTGTTTATGAAAATACAAATCTTCTAGGAATAGAAGGAGGAAATAAATCTAATGTTGTTCCAGGAGAGTGTATTTCTAAAGTTAAAAATATTTCCATGGAAAAAATAAAAGAAATAATAGAATATATGGGAGATATTCCCTGTAAGTTTACTTTGGATAAGGAAAATTCATATATAAAAATTTTATGTGAGGGAACTCCAGCTCATGGAAGTTCACCAAATAGAGGAGTTAATCCAATTATTTGGACTTGTAAATTATTGAATAATCTATTGGATAAAGAGGATTCTTTGAAAAATTTTGTGAATTTTATAGAAAGTAAAGTTGGATTAGAAAATAATGGAGAGCACTTAAACATTAAAAAAGAAAATGAGGAAACTGGAGATTTAACCATAAGTTGTGGGATTATAAAAATGGATAAGAATAAAATAGAAGCTAAATTTAATATAAGACATCCTATTAATATATCTAAAGAAAATATAAGTGAAAATTTAAAAATAGTAGGAAACGAAAACAGTATAGAGTTTATAATGGGAAATTATAATCCACCACTTTATTTTCCTAAAGACAGTTACTTAGTTAAAACTCTTCAAAAAATATTTAAAGATGTAACAAAAAGAGAGGATACTCCTGTAGCTTTAGGGGGAGGAACATATGCTAAACTTATGCCAAATACAGTTGCATTTGGGCCAAATTATAAAGAATATAAGGGAAATCCCCATGGGTACAATGAAAAAATAGATTTAAATATGTTAAAAGAGGGAATGGTTATGTATGCCCTTGGAATATATTATTTAAGCAAAAAAGGAGAAAATTAA
- a CDS encoding mechanosensitive ion channel family protein, with the protein MPITEPEVINKVINEIFTNDIFADLIIKFIYFLFRILGAFLIFFFGKKILRQIFGFYRNTKYYNNLESSLKSFLNSIVNNGIIIMLIIFVLLILGVKQSSLITFIGTLGLGIGLALKDNLTNLAGGIIILTFETYKVGDEVEIDNNWGYVDKIDIFSTTIRNFDMDLIVIPNGKIISNQIINHSTTPIRRMKFEIGISYSNDIELARKNLEALLRSEEKILADPPVTSNVSSYGDSSINIVVKGWAKNEDYWTIYLDILNKLKSSLDKDNISIPFPQLDVHFVEKKF; encoded by the coding sequence ATGCCTATAACCGAACCTGAAGTTATTAATAAAGTAATCAATGAAATTTTTACAAATGATATTTTTGCCGATCTTATTATAAAATTTATTTATTTTCTTTTCCGAATTTTAGGAGCATTTCTTATATTCTTTTTTGGTAAAAAAATATTAAGACAAATATTTGGATTCTATCGAAATACAAAATATTATAATAATTTAGAAAGTTCTCTTAAAAGTTTTTTAAATTCTATTGTAAATAATGGTATAATTATTATGTTAATTATTTTTGTTTTATTGATACTAGGAGTTAAACAAAGTTCCCTTATAACTTTTATAGGTACTTTAGGTTTAGGTATTGGTTTAGCTTTAAAAGATAATTTAACAAATTTGGCTGGAGGAATTATAATTTTAACCTTTGAGACTTATAAAGTAGGAGACGAAGTTGAAATTGATAACAATTGGGGATATGTGGATAAAATAGATATTTTTTCTACAACTATTCGAAATTTTGATATGGACTTAATAGTTATTCCCAATGGGAAAATCATTTCAAATCAAATTATTAACCATAGCACAACTCCTATTCGACGAATGAAATTTGAAATTGGAATAAGTTATAGTAATGATATTGAACTGGCAAGAAAAAATCTTGAAGCTTTACTTCGTAGTGAAGAAAAGATTCTAGCTGATCCTCCTGTTACCTCCAATGTTTCTAGTTATGGTGATAGTTCTATTAATATCGTAGTAAAAGGTTGGGCAAAAAATGAAGATTACTGGACTATCTATTTAGATATTTTAAATAAATTAAAAAGTTCCTTAGATAAGGATAATATAAGTATACCCTTTCCTCAGCTGGATGTACACTTTGTTGAAAAAAAATTTTAA